A window of Sediminitomix flava genomic DNA:
ATTGTTGTGAAAATCCCAATGATCAAAGATGGTGTTAAGGCTATCAAATATTTCTCTGATAAAGGAATTCGTACTAACTGTACATTAGTTTTTTCTGTAGGTCAAGCTATTTTGGCTGCAAAAGCTGGAGCAACTTATGTTTCTCCATTTATTGGTCGTTTGGATGATATCTCATCTGATGGTCTGCAGTTGATTGAAGATATCGTTACTGTTTATGGTAACTTCGGATTCACAACAGAAGTTCTTGCGGCTTCAGTAAGACACGTCATGCATTTGGTTGATTGTGCTAGACTAGGAGCAGATGTTGCAACTTGTCCATTGAACGTGATCAATGGTTTGCTGAAACACCCACTTACTGATAGTGGACTTGAGAAATTCTTAGCTGACGCTCAAAAGTTATCATAAAATAGGTTCCTCTCTCGATTTGGGAGAGGAATTTCTTTTACATTAAATTTAACTATATGCGAAAAGGAATAAATATTCATAAAAAAAGGTTGTCTTAATTTTAAAGACAACCTCAAGAATGTTTAATAAATCTTTTTTACCTCTTTCTTTAACTCGGAGAGGGCTTGATCAATAATTTGAAATTCTGATTGAATGATAATTTCAAATACTTTTTTGCTCAGTTCATAAGCTGATTGATCAGATTTCAATTCTTTTCCTGCTTGATTGATAAGAGCAATAGTTTCTTCAGTTCCTTGCTTAATTAAAGCCCAAGAGCCTTCTTCTAAATATATTTGCTGACTACAATTATAATTGTATTCATTTCTAATCTCATTCACTAAAACAGCTTGGAAATCGCTCACAGTATCTGCACTACCATTTAACCTCATGATAAGATTATTTGGAGTTATTCTTTCCAAATAAAGGGTCATTC
This region includes:
- the fsa gene encoding fructose-6-phosphate aldolase — its product is MKFFIDTANLEEIKEAHALGVLDGVTTNPSLMAKEGIVGAENIKAHYKAICDIVEDKVSAEVLSTSYEEMIKEGEELAAIDPKIVVKIPMIKDGVKAIKYFSDKGIRTNCTLVFSVGQAILAAKAGATYVSPFIGRLDDISSDGLQLIEDIVTVYGNFGFTTEVLAASVRHVMHLVDCARLGADVATCPLNVINGLLKHPLTDSGLEKFLADAQKLS
- a CDS encoding DUF7935 family protein, producing the protein MELMLDFVQMSLPAALAVYGMFLVVKTMMEKQVASELQKLNASPKEQITELRLQAYERMTLYLERITPNNLIMRLNGSADTVSDFQAVLVNEIRNEYNYNCSQQIYLEEGSWALIKQGTEETIALINQAGKELKSDQSAYELSKKVFEIIIQSEFQIIDQALSELKKEVKKIY